In Humulus lupulus chromosome 6, drHumLupu1.1, whole genome shotgun sequence, a single genomic region encodes these proteins:
- the LOC133783614 gene encoding vacuolar iron transporter homolog 2-like: MASQALEQICCEQPTTADKTPKAAQTTSTEEVVERAQWLRAAVLGANDGLLSTTSLLLGVGAAKDDRWSMALAGLAGAFAGACSMAVGEFVSVSTQRDIEEKLFLENKPTFPEISKSSTPGKTPVIAEESALPVVLPNPHKAAAASALAFLSGSVVPLIPAALVADHATSVIVIVVVATLALAVFGWGGAQFGGSSRPKASAVRVVVGGWLAMAVTYALLKPFDRDHGNKY, from the coding sequence ATGGCTTCTCAGGCATTAGAACAAATATGTTGTGAGCAACCAACCACGGCTGACAAAACTCCCAAAGCAGCTCAAACGACGTCGACTGAGGAAGTGGTGGAACGCGCTCAGTGGCTCCGAGCAGCCGTTCTGGGAGCCAACGATGGGTTGCTCTCAACAACCTCTCTACTGCTCGGCGTTGGCGCGGCGAAGGATGACCGTTGGTCCATGGCTCTGGCCGGGCTTGCTGGAGCTTTCGCAGGCGCTTGTAGCATGGCGGTAGGCGAGTTCGTCTCCGTTTCGACTCAACGAGACATCGAGGAGAAGCTTTTTCTCGAAAACAAGCCCACATTTCCGGAGATTTCTAAGTCATCTACTCCGGGAAAGACACCAGTGATTGCAGAAGAAAGTGCTCTGCCAGTTGTGTTGCCGAATCCGCACAAGGCAGCAGCAGCGTCAGCTCTGGCGTTTTTGAGTGGATCGGTTGTTCCGTTGATACCGGCTGCGTTGGTTGCCGACCATGCCACGAGTGTTATAGTGATTGTGGTGGTGGCCACGTTGGCGCTCGCTGTTTTTGGTTGGGGTGGTGCTCAGTTTGGTGGATCTTCACGGCCTAAGGCGTCGGCGGTGAGAGTTGTGGTTGGAGGGTGGCTGGCCATGGCTGTCACTTATGCTTTGCTTAAGCCTTTTGATAGAGACCATGGCAACAAgtattga